A region from the Terriglobia bacterium genome encodes:
- a CDS encoding ATP-grasp domain-containing protein, whose translation MKRLLLLSTTTGYQAQQFRAAAARMEIPLVLASDTCHAMDDPWGDGAISVRFQKPRESAGKIREFAQHQPIHGLVAIGDAPTVTAALLARDLALRFHPPHAVELCRNKFLARQRYQQAGMRVPWYARFKLASDLAQASRAVPYPCVLKPLGLSASRGAIRANHEREFVAAFRRITALLQQKDVKIMRDESAAWIQVESFIPGREFAVEGLVTRGRLRVLAIFDKPDPLDGPFFEETIYVTPSRLSGSAQQAITDCSQQAITALGLTDGPVHAELRLHDDGPWMLEVAARPIGGLCAGALRFDRDGHPLSLEELILRHALGEPVDGIPRESCASGVMMIPIPHEGFYEGLENLEAAQQVPGIERVEITAKFRQKLVPLPEGASYLGFIFARGPSPQSVEDALRESHRQLAFLISQAIPVI comes from the coding sequence ATGAAACGTCTCCTCCTCCTCTCCACTACGACCGGGTACCAGGCGCAGCAATTCCGCGCCGCCGCCGCGCGGATGGAGATTCCCCTGGTGCTGGCCTCTGATACCTGCCACGCCATGGACGATCCTTGGGGTGACGGTGCGATCTCTGTCCGCTTCCAGAAGCCGCGCGAGTCTGCCGGAAAGATCCGCGAATTCGCCCAGCATCAGCCCATCCACGGCCTGGTGGCCATTGGTGATGCGCCCACCGTCACCGCCGCGCTCCTCGCCCGCGACCTCGCGCTGCGCTTCCATCCGCCTCACGCAGTCGAGCTCTGCCGCAACAAGTTCCTCGCCCGCCAGCGCTACCAGCAGGCCGGCATGCGCGTGCCCTGGTACGCGCGGTTCAAGCTCGCCTCCGATCTGGCGCAAGCCTCGCGCGCTGTACCCTATCCGTGCGTGCTGAAGCCGCTCGGACTCTCCGCCAGCCGCGGCGCCATTCGCGCCAACCACGAGCGGGAATTTGTCGCCGCATTTCGGCGCATCACTGCCCTGCTGCAGCAGAAGGACGTGAAGATCATGCGCGATGAGAGCGCCGCCTGGATCCAGGTGGAGAGCTTCATTCCAGGCCGCGAGTTCGCCGTCGAGGGCCTGGTGACGCGCGGCCGCCTGCGCGTGCTCGCCATCTTCGACAAGCCCGATCCGCTCGACGGCCCCTTCTTCGAAGAGACCATCTACGTCACGCCCTCGCGCCTCAGCGGCTCGGCCCAGCAGGCGATCACCGACTGCAGTCAACAGGCAATCACCGCGCTCGGCCTCACTGACGGTCCCGTCCACGCCGAGCTGCGCCTCCACGATGACGGCCCGTGGATGCTGGAGGTCGCGGCACGGCCCATCGGCGGCCTGTGCGCGGGCGCGTTGCGCTTCGACCGCGACGGCCATCCTCTTTCTTTGGAAGAGCTCATCCTCCGCCACGCGCTCGGCGAACCCGTGGACGGCATCCCGCGCGAGAGCTGCGCCTCAGGCGTGATGATGATCCCCATCCCGCACGAAGGCTTCTACGAGGGCTTGGAGAACCTGGAGGCGGCGCAGCAGGTTCCTGGCATCGAGCGTGTCGAGATCACCGCCAAGTTCCGTCAGAAGCTGGTCCCGCTGCCGGAAGGCGCCAGTTATCTGGGCTTCATCTTCGCGCGCGGACCCAGCCCGCAATCGGTGGAGGATGCGCTGCGGGAATCCCACCGGCAACTTGCATTCCTGATTTCACAGGCAATTCCTGTTATCTAA